Part of the Candidatus Aminicenantes bacterium genome is shown below.
CCGTCGATGGCGATGTCATGGGTGGCTGCCACAAAGGCGCCGATAAATAACATGATAGCGATCAGGCGAAAGCCGCCGGGCAGGGGGGTCAAAAAGGCCACGGCCGTGATCAATACGGCCAGGGTCATTTGCATGGATAGCAGCCAGCGCCGTTTGGTGGCAAATTCGTCGACCAGCGGTCCCCAGAAAAATTTCAGGATCCAGGGCAGTCCGAAAAAGGTGGTCAGGCCGACGCCTTCCAAGCTGACGCCCATGTCGCGGAAAAAGAGCGTGGAAACGGAGCGGATGATGGAGAAGGGGAAACCTTCGGCGAAATAGGTGCTGAAGCACCAGATATGCGGTTTTTTCAATATCTCTGGCAATGGCTTGTCGGGCATGGTGTTTTTTATATTATTACAGGAGGAGATGAATTGCAAACCGGCGTTGTTGACATTTTGGAAATTTTTCGCTTGCACCTTCGCTGCCAAAGTGGAGAATTGACTGAAAAGTTGGGCTCAGGGGGTGACTTTAATGTTGATAAAGGGTCCTGGCGCGGTGTCATCCACCGCAAACGCCTCGGCCAGCGGCGAGCCGCAGACCCAGATGATCTCGCCGTCGCCGTTTTCCAGCAGCGGGCAGAGGTTGCGCAATGGGGCCGGAACGCCTGAGCTGCGGATCATTTCGAAAACGCTTTGCCGGTAGGGCGAATGGATCTTCTGGTATTTGTCCACAATCCGGGCCGGGCGGGCGCGCAGGGGAAAGTGCAGTTTCCTTTCCGGCACCAGGATATAGGAATTGTCCCTGGGCATTTGGAAACGGGTAACCTTTTTCAG
Proteins encoded:
- a CDS encoding MFS transporter → MPDKPLPEILKKPHIWCFSTYFAEGFPFSIIRSVSTLFFRDMGVSLEGVGLTTFFGLPWILKFFWGPLVDEFATKRRWLLSMQMTLAVLITAVAFLTPLPGGFRLIAIMLFIGAFVAATHDIAIDGYYLAALDKQEQTKFLGYRVMAYRVAMLTGTGVIVTIGTSFSWLAAFLTAGLLLGLLATYHY